The following proteins are encoded in a genomic region of Halomicroarcula saliterrae:
- a CDS encoding ABC transporter ATP-binding protein, whose amino-acid sequence MDSLVKIYQGKETVHAVEGVNFEIREGEFVSIIGPSGSGKSTILRMIAGFEEPTEGQVVLDRIDITKRPPFDRDTNMMFQDLALFPNYTVSENIEYGPKQDGVSKKERQEMAAEMLDVVQLEGYGDRAIDELSGGEQQRVALARCMVNRPSVVLFDEPLASLDRQLRRQMTTELSDIQNRTGSTFLYVTHNQEVALSASDRVIVLNDGQIEQIGTPDELYHSPETEFVANFVGDMNMFSSDVREGSAPDNPAEIPSETITMPPGTGISDGATSMKVGIRPHDTELVTDREDVSDFYLEGTVRGVMFAGEEKIATVDTELGEFTAETNLDTDKGDTVFLSFGREDVHLFPTEVNNEH is encoded by the coding sequence GTGGACTCCCTAGTCAAGATCTATCAGGGAAAAGAGACAGTTCACGCTGTCGAAGGGGTGAACTTCGAGATCAGAGAAGGGGAGTTCGTCTCTATTATCGGTCCAAGTGGCTCGGGGAAGTCGACGATCCTGCGGATGATAGCCGGGTTCGAAGAGCCGACCGAGGGACAGGTTGTGCTTGACCGGATAGACATCACGAAGCGGCCGCCGTTCGACCGGGATACGAACATGATGTTTCAGGACCTGGCACTGTTCCCGAACTACACTGTCAGCGAGAACATCGAGTACGGCCCCAAACAGGACGGTGTGTCGAAAAAAGAGAGACAGGAGATGGCAGCGGAGATGCTCGACGTCGTCCAGCTCGAGGGTTACGGCGACCGCGCCATCGACGAACTGAGTGGCGGCGAACAACAGCGCGTCGCACTCGCGCGCTGTATGGTCAACAGACCGAGCGTGGTCCTCTTCGACGAGCCTCTCGCTTCACTCGACCGCCAGCTCCGCCGGCAGATGACGACCGAGCTGAGCGACATCCAGAATCGCACGGGCTCGACCTTTCTCTATGTCACCCACAATCAGGAGGTCGCCCTGTCGGCGTCCGATCGGGTCATCGTGTTGAACGACGGGCAGATAGAACAGATCGGAACGCCCGACGAGCTGTACCACAGTCCGGAGACGGAGTTCGTCGCGAACTTCGTCGGTGACATGAACATGTTCAGCAGCGACGTCCGGGAAGGTAGCGCCCCCGACAACCCGGCTGAGATTCCCAGTGAGACGATCACGATGCCCCCGGGGACGGGGATAAGCGACGGAGCGACGTCGATGAAAGTCGGAATCCGTCCCCACGACACCGAACTGGTGACCGATAGAGAAGACGTGTCAGACTTCTACTTAGAGGGCACTGTGAGAGGAGTGATGTTCGCGGGCGAGGAGAAAATCGCCACGGTCGACACCGAACTGGGTGAATTCACCGCCGAAACGAACCTAGATAC